The DNA segment GGTGTCGGACTTCTTGCGTCGTTGATTTGAAAATAACGTTGACATCTAGAAACTGCCGGATGCGATCGACAATGGTAGACGTTGCCCGGTCCGTTTCTACCTGTTGCTGAATCTGCTGCAAGAATTCCGCCTGCTGGAGCGCAAGCCCTAGTTGAGCCACAATTTGAGAAAGCAAGTTAACTTCTGCTTCTTGCCACTGCCGAGCCGAGGAATTCTGATAGACCCCCATAATGCCCCACAGCTTTTGTCCAGTAAAGATAGGAGCCAAAACGTAGGCTTTTGCTTCAAATTGCTCCAAAATCTCGATGTGACATTGAGCGTGACCCGCTTTGTAGATGTCATTTACGACGAAGGTTTCGTTGTTGCGGTAGCGTCCACCTTGCGTTTCTTGCAGGTGCGTATCTTCCCAGGTCGTTTTGGTATCCGGTCCGACCAGCTTCACCCAACCGTTTCCAACGGCTTCTGCCACAAACTCTCCGCTCCAATCGGGATTAAAGCGATAGACTGCGACTCGATCGGTCTTCAACAGTTGTCGCACTTCCTGTGTTGTAATTCTGAAAATGTTGTCGATGCTGAACGACTGCCGCATATTTTCAAAAATCTTGGCAACTGCTCGCTCTCGCTCTACTTGAAACTGAGCCTGGGCTAACAGTTCGGCTTGCTCTAACGCTAGACCAAACTGTACTCCCATCTGAGTCAGTAGGTTTATTTCAGAATCCTGCCATTGACGGGGTTGAGCATTTTGATAAGCTGCCAGCAAGCCCCACAGCCGATCGCCCTGAAATACAGGCGCAATCACATATGCCTTTGCTTCTAATTTCTCTAGAATCTCAATGTGGCAGTTCGCATAGCCGCAGCAGTAAATATCATTGACCGCAAAACTCACGTTTTGACGATAGCGACCGCCTTGAGTCTCCATCAAACAAGTGTCATGGATTTCAGTTCCCATTACACTACTCCAGCCGGGGGCGGCAGAATCAGCGACGAAAACCCCACTCCAGTCTGGATTGAAGCGATAAATTGCAACCCGATCGGCATTCAGTAAGGATCTGACCTCTTGAGTTGTAGTTTTAAAGATGCTGTTGATGTCAAGAGATTTGCGAATCCGTTCAATCACTTTAGCAATTGCTTTTTCTCTTTCTGCTTGCTGCTGCGATTGAGAAATCAATTCTGCTTGCTGTAATGCAACTCCAAACTGTACCCCAACATGGGTGAGCAAGTTGAGTTCAGAATCTTGCCATTGACGTGGTTCGCTGTTCTGATAAGCTGCCAGTAAGCCCCATAGTTTTTCTTCTTTGAAGACTGGAGCAATCATATAAGCTTTTGCTTCTAAATCTTCCAGGATTTCAATATGGCAGGGAGCATATCCACAGGTGTAGATGTCGTCTACAGCAAAGCTTGTATTGTGGCGGTAACGTCCTCCCTTCGTTTCTTGCAAGCAAGTATCATTAATGACTTTGCCCATTGCGCTTGTCCAACCGCGAGCGACAGAGTCTGCAATAAAAACACCGCCCCAGTCAGGATTAAAGCGATAAACGGCAACACGATCCGCTTGCAATAGAAGGCGAACTTCCTGAGCTGTGGTCTTGAAGATAGTGTCAATATCTAGAGATTGACGAATTTTTTCAATGACCGTTGTGAACGCTCTTTCTTGTGAAATCTGCTGTTGTAATTGAGCCTGAAACTCAGAAGTCTGTAAATTCAAAGCAAGTTCAATTACGATTTGATAAAGCAAAGAAATTTCACTTTCCAACCAGTTCCGATCGTAACTGCATTGCTGCACACTTAAAAGTCCCCAAACCTGTCCACCGACCAGAATAGGAACCGTCAAACTCGCTTTTACTTGAAATTGCGTTCGTAATTGTTGTCGGTGAGGCGTTGTTTGAGTCTTGCTATTGCCGTCGAGAACAATGATCTGTTGAGCCAAATAATCTTCTGAGCGATCGCTACCAAAGAAAGTAGCGGGTAGTTTTGTTTCTAGGATGGGAGTCCAGCCTCGTTCTGAAGCCTCTTTTACAACCGTTCCTTTGTCAGATGAATCAAACCGAAAGATTAAAGCTCGATCGGCTTGCAAAAGCTTTTGAACGGCGACAGTGGCATAGTTAAACAAGCTGTGACAATCCTTCGCCTTACGGAATTGAGCAGCGACGGTCAGTAGGAGTTGATGTTGAGCTTGCCGAGGATGAGCAGATTGAGAATTTTGATTAGATTGTTTGGATTGATTTGAGACAAACTCAACCAGCTTCACAAATTGCTTTTGTAGCTCAGGTTTTGCTAGCAATCCAGCTTGCTTCAGTTCATTTTTTAACTCCTGCAAAGCGGTGACTGCCTGAGAAACCTCTGGCGAGAGAAGATTTGATTGAGGCAACATTTTGCTGATACCAGTTGCAGCGTTGAGCTTAGCAGGAGAAGATTTTAAGATTCCATTACTGTTGTTGTTGACGTGACCGTTACTATTGCCGTTGCCATTGCTGTGACCAATTCCATCCCGATAACCATTCATAGCGGTACTCAGTGGTACGTTTACTAACTGCTCAAATGCATTGTCTGCGTTGGGTTCAACCTGCTCAGGCTCATCATCAAACAACGTCTCGAGCGTAATCTCTGGCTGGTGGGATGCAGTCATAAATGATGCCTTTATTAGGTGAATAGATGAACTGAAGAGCTTAATGGAGGGAATGAACTTGCAGTACGGGAGCTTGCAACAGAGCAGAACCATTTAAGACAATGGTTTGGTCGTTAGATAGAGAACCTTGAACAAAGGGGAGTAACTGAGGCGGCAAGCGTTCGGCAATAGGCGATTGGATTTGTTCAGGATCATGTCGCTCAATGTCATGAACTTGTCTGACCACAAAACCTAGCGATTGTCCTGCCACCTGAACCACGATCGCCATTAGGTTAGAGAGGGCGGTGTTGGCAGCAAAAAGGGACGGAAACCCAATCTGGCAACTCAAATCAACCAGCCAGAGCATTTCGCCTCGCCAGTTATAAAGTCCTAGCACACAGGTCGGCATTTGGGGAACAGGAAGAATATCAGATATACCGATTGGTACTACTGCTGCAATTTGCTCAACCGCAAGTAGGGCACTGTTTTGGGGACAAACCTGAAAGCGAAGAAACTTTTGTCTGAGATCCGGAGCAGGTGCTTCTGGAAACGGCGAGTTTAGATTAGCAGTATTGAGATCCGGATCGAGTAAATCTAAATTAAGGGCATCTAAGCCAATCACATCTAAATCAGGTGAATCTTGCATTGATTTTCTCTTATTTCAGCAATTGCTGAACCGTCTGGATGAACAGGCTTGGATCAACTGGCTTAGGGAGATAAGCACTAGCGCCCAACATATTGCCCCACATCTTATCAACATCGGTTCCTTTCGTTGAACAAATGATCACTGGAATGTTACTCGTGTTCGGGTTTGCCTTCAGTTCTCGGCAGAGTTCAAACCCACTTTGACCCGGCAGAATGACATCTAACACAATTAAATCTGGCTTTTGATTATCAAGCTTAGTCTGAGCTTCTTCACCACTTTCAGCACTCATAACGGTTAGCCCTGCCTGTTGCAAGTAACGGGTTAGCAGCTGCATTTCAGTTAGGCTATCTTCAACAATCAAAACTGTTCTCATCTACTTATCTCCAAGAATAAAGCTCTAACAAACATTGCACTGCATCACGTTTCAATGCACCTAATCTTTTGATCCAGTAACACTTAAAACCTTTAGATCTTTGAAGTATTCACTGGTAGAAACTTGCGAATTGCTGGTAGTACCTTTGCTGCATCGATCGGCTTGGACAAAAAGCCAGATGAACCAACAACTTTGGCTCGAACGCGATCGATAATGCCATCATTGCCAGTCAGGATCACAATTGGGGTTTCTTTCAAGGCAGATACGCGACGGATTTGGGCGCAGATTTCATAACCGTTCGCGATCGGCATCACTAAATCTAAAAAGATCAACGCTGGTTTTTGCTCTAGCAAAATGGGTAATGCTTGGATTGAGTCTTGAATTCCCAGAAAGCGGTATCCTGCCTGTGCCAGAATTTTCTCCATGATTTCACGCTCTCTAGCACTATCATCAACGCAGACAATTAGCGGAGCAGTGGCAGGTATCAAGGGTGTGGCGGGTGCAGCAATGCCAGATTTAGGAGAGGAAAGGAAGAGTGGCGGCAACCGATCAGGGACTTGAGCGAGTCCAATGAGTCCTTTTCGGAAGAAAGGAATCAGCAATCGCATCACTGGCAATAAGTCATGCTTCATCAACACTGACAAATCACGTAGTGTCCGCTTACCATCAATTACTGATGTCAGAGTTTTGTAGACTTTCTCATTTGCTTGCTGTTGCAGTTGTTCAGGTCGTCGTAGGACTGGAGCCAGATTCGGCGAATAATCTGCTAAGCCCAAGCTTCGCCAAGCCTCCCATTCCTGTTGAGTTTCGTTGAGCAATTGTTCTGCATTGAGTGGAGCCAGGGAGGTATCGAGTACATCTTCTGGATAGCAAGACAGCGTAACAGGACGAGTCTCTTCCTGTTGGATCATGTCAAACAAAACCTCTGCAATGGTGTTACGAATCACAGAAGCGACTTGCTCGACCGTAGCCTGTTGCTGCTTCGCTAAATTGAGCAATAAGTAATAGTCCCAGCACCTGGATTCTTCTATATCCAATTTGGCGATCGTATTTAGGTCAACTTGGGGACAGTGGCGAGTTACGTAGCGATACCATCGTCTGATGGGATGTAAGCCACCCATTGCCCAAACAATCCGACCCATATACAGGTAGATGCTCCACTGCTGGCTTTCGGTATTTTGGATATCTAATCTTCCCGTAAAGCGCATTCGGCTACGGATTCCTAACTGCCCACTAGGACAATCAATACTAGAACTGTCGGTAGTCATCCCCTAACTCCTGTCCGTATTCCTGCTTATGAAATGAAGCCCCGGTTTAGTAATGCCTTTCAATGGATTTGAAAGCTATCAGCCATCCCACAACGCAAATTCTGTCCATCAACTTCTACTTGTTAAAAACGATACTCTGTAACTAATCTTTAGGTTTCCCAATCCAGGCTCTACCTCACCAAGCAGCCCTATAAAGATCATGTAAAGGAGGCATTTAGGGTCGAGGCAGCCTAAACTCTTACAGAAAGTAGGGGTCAGGACTAGACAAACTAGACGACTCAACTCATTAACCCTAGACCCGATAGAAATTTTGCCCTAATTCTCTCAATGGGCTACTTGGACTTCAGGTTGGACTTCAGGCTGAAGATACGATCGTCTGTCTAGCTGTCTCTCTGAGCATTCGTTGTAGTAACAGCGATCGTCCTTTTGGGCATACTGAGTCAAAACGGAGAGGTTATGTCGAATTCTAAGTGGATTGCTGCTGGAATAGCGATCGGCTTAACGGTTATCGCACTTATCGTCTTTATGCTATGGGCTATTCCGCAATACAACGTCTACGCTCAGCAACTTGCTGGAGAAGCCAAACTTCGTGAGGCTGAATCGTCGCGTCAGATTAGAGTGTTGGAAGCGAAAGCCCGAATGGAGTCTGCCCAACTAGAGGCTCAAGCAGAAGTGGAGCGAGCCAAGGGAGTTGCCCAGGCGAATCAAATTATTGGCAGCAGCTTAAAGAACAATCCAGAATATATTCAATATCTCTACATCACTGGCTTGCAAGAAAAGGAGGGCAACCAGGGCGATCGAACGGTGATCTATGTACCCACGCAAAACGGCTTGCCAGTACTGCCCATTTCAGAGGCGGGGCGCGCTGCTCAGTCTCCTGCTCTTAAATAATCGCTGTTCCTGCTTATTGACCTATAGCTTGAAGCAGTTTTCCTCAGAACTCGTCTCTGTCTCCATGCTGGCGATTCCGGTTCTGTCAGCAATTCTCGCGATGCTGCTGTTTGCTCAACAGATCTGTTTGTTCAATGGTTTCGCTTTCCTGATTGTGTTAGCAGGGATCTATCTTGCTATTTCTGCACCTCAACAATCGTAGCGATCGCAATGGCACTGTCTGACGGCATTGCAAAAAGGAATTCCATCTAGAACCTTTTCGCTAAAATCACTATAATTTTCGTTTTCCGAAGCTTGAGCCATTTTTGGCGTTATTGTCAACAGCGATTTCATAATCTCTACCTCAAGGCCTAAGACCGCCACAAGTGAAGATGCCTCAAGAGTTGGAGGAAAAGACGAGTTTAGCCCTCTAGGCTGGGGACGTGAGACGTGAATGGTAGCGAATTGCTTTGCAACACAGTCATTTCTTGCGCTTGAACAGTGTGTGATTTCCCTATTGCCCATTCTTTTGAGAGGCATGCCAATGACTTCATCTCAACCTTCATCTAAAAATGGCAATCGCAAGATCCGATATGCAGTTGTTGGGCTGGGTTGGTTTGCTCAGGACGCAGCAATGCCAGCCTTTGCTCAAACTGAAAATTCAGAACTGGTAGCACTGGTTTCGGATGATTCCACCAAATTGAAGGAACTCAGCCAAAAATATGGCGTGCAGCACACCTACTCCTATCAGGAGTATGAGGATTGTCTGACGAGTGGTGAAGTGGATGCAGTCTACATTGCGCTGCCCAATCATCTGCATTGTGAATACACAGTACGAGCCGCAAATCAGGCAATTCATGTGCTGTGTGAAAAGCCAATGGCAACCACTGAAGATGAATGTGAGCAAATGATTCATGCCTGCGAAAGCAATGGTGTGAAGCTGATGATCGCTTACCGTCTCCATCTTGATCCTGCCAATATGCAAGCGGTTGAGGTGGTGCGATCGGGACAAATTGGTGAACCACGCATCTTCAACTCAGTTTTTACGCAGCAGGTAACAGATAAGGACAACATTCGTTTGCAGAAAATTACTGGAGGCGGCACGCTGGGCGATGTTGGGGTTTACTGCATTAATGCAGCACGGTATTTGTTTGAGGATGAACCGATCGAAGTGTTTGCGGTGGCAGCCAGTAAAGGGGAAGAGCGGTTTGCCGAAGTAGACGAGATGATTAGCGCCATTCTGCGCTTTCCGGACGAGCGATTGGCAACATTTACTGTCAGCTTTGGTGCAGCTCAAGTTTCGACTTATCGAGTCGTTGGAACGAAGGGAGATTTGCGCCTGGATCCTGCTTACGCTGCAGTTGGAGAACTGAAACACTACCTGACAATTAACGGTGAAACGCAAGAGCAAACCTTTCCATCACACGGTCAACTTGCTGGCGTGTTTACCTATTTCTCGGATTGTATCCTTCAGAACAAAGACCCCGAGCCGTCTGGGGTGGAAGGGTTGAACGATGTCCGCATTATTTGTGCGCTTTACCACTCAATTCAGGTTGGTACGTTTGTGCGGCTTAATAACCTCGATCGCGACCAGTATCCTACTGCTGACCAAACAATTCAGCGTCCTCCAATTGAGGAAAAACCAGATTTGATTCATGCTGCCAGTCCCAGTACAGGAAACTAATTAGAGGATAAATTTCAATGACAAACCAGTTCAAAAAAGGCGATCGCGTTGAATGGGATTCCTCCGGTGGAACCTCGCGCGGTGTGGTTAAAGAAATCATTACTGAGCCAAATGATTTCAAGAACCATCACTTTGAAGCGTCTAAAGAGAAGCCTGAATATTTAGTTGAAAGTGAAAAGAGTGGAAAAGAAGCAATTCATAAGGCGGAAGAACTGAGGAAGATAAAAGAAAAATAGCAACGGGACATCATACCGACACCGAAAACGAAAGGACGCTACATGCACTCCGTGAAGCAGTCAATATGTCTGCGAAGGAACTGGAAAGCTGAGTATAAGTTCTTCCCGATCGGTATGATAATCAAACAAACCTAACAACGAGAACGGATAGCCGCAATCACTGAAAACACATTCTTACGATCGTGAATAGAATTTGTAGTGGCGTGGTTGATCTGGCTCAAATTTTTATTCAGGTTGAACCCATAACTTCGGTATTGAATACTTATAAAGCCTTTGACCAGCGCGAATTGGGCTGAGCAAAAGTGGAAAGAGCATTGGGAATACAAATATAGTTGATTGTTAATATCCTATTAAAATTTGGTACGGCGGAGTGGAAGCAGCCATGGAAGAATATGCACTGCTTAGGGCATTACTTGCGGAACAAGCCAAATTGCTGAATCACATCAAAACATTGCTACAGCGCGTCCAAAATCTGGCAACTTCTTCTGAAAAGTCCTATCAGGGACAGCCAATGTGTATGGATTCTAGTTGCTGTCGTAACCTTGATGATACAAACAACGATACAAACTCGGATCGTTCTTAAAGGTTTGAGTTTTGGCAGAATTAATTGATTTTAAGTATCTGATAATGGAGTTGAATGATGGCTGAGAAAAGATGATTCAGAAATTATTCATGGAACAAAGTTATTTGTAGATGGTGGATTGACGCAAAACATGGATCAGAGTGCCTGATTTTAGTTTGCGTAACATATTAATTCAGCGAATTGTAAAAGCACTTTTTCAGATATCACTTATGAGCAGCCCATCCTCACAGAAGCATGAAGAATCTCTGGTGCAAGTGTCAGCGGGTTCAGTTGTGCTAGAAGGAAATTTGAGTGTGCCATTGAATGCGATCGGCGTTGTGCTATTTGCTCATGGGAGTGGCAGTAGTCGGCATAGCCCCCGTAATCGCTCTGTGGCAGAAACTCTGCAAGCAACGGGATTGGCAACGCTACTGATCGATTTACTGACAGATGAAGAAGAAGTGGTTGATAGCCGCACTAGAGAATTGCGCTTTGACATTGGGCTGTTGCGCGATCGCTTGATCAGTGCGATCGATTGGCTCACCCAAAACTCAGACACCTGTGATCTCAGAATTGGCTGTTTTGGAGCCAGCACTGGGGCAGCAAGCGCACTCATGGCAGCCGCAGAACGTCCGGAAAGGGTTTATGCAGTGGTATCGCGGGGAGGTCGTCCAGATTTAGCCTATCCTGTTCTCGATCGAGTTCAGGCTCCAACCTTGCTGATTGTGGGGGAGAACGATCCGATCGTGATTGATCTGAATCAGCAGGCAATGACGCATCTTCTTTGCGAAAAGCAGATTAAGATTATCCCTAAAGCCACTCATCTATTTGAAGAACCGGGAGCACTCTCTGAGGTCGCTCGATTCGCAGGGCTTTGGTTTCACCAGCATCTTTTGCCACCGAAAGAACTGGGACCACACCTGGCTAATTTGGATGAGGAAGGCAACTGGGAGGAACTATGACGACCGAACATCCACCATACCGTGATGAACTGAGCCTATCAGATGCGGCTGAAGAACTGGGCAAAAAAGCATTGCAGCTTGGGTTAATTCACAGCTTTGTGGTGCGCCATTTTGCTGACAGTAGCCAGTTTTATATTCCCGATGAGCATCAAGAGGCACTGACTCCAGAAGAAGCCTATTTGCAGCTTAAAAAATTAGTTGAACGATCGGATTAACGAGGTGAACTATGACCACAACCGCCGCAGATCTCCTGCTTGAAACGCTTCTAAACTAAGACGTGCAGGTTATCTTTGGGTTACCGGGTGACGGCATCAACGACATCATGGAAGCCCTCTGTCAGCGTCAGGATCAGCTTCGCTTTATTCAGGTGCGGCACGAAGAAACCTCAGATTGTTGCGGGTGAATTCGGTAAGCGATTATCGGATACTGCGATCGTCTTTGCCGATTCTGGCATCAATACAGTTCATATTCGGCACGCAGGCTTCAATAGCTTGTGGGTTGCCTTATGCGATCGTCGATCATCTAGCGCCGCTGGTGCCACCCAAAATCAAGTCTGAGGAAGCCGAAAAACTGTCTGAGGCACTCAAACGAGGGGAACCAAGCCGTGGAGAAATTGCCGCGAATATTGTCTAGCTCTCAGATATTTCAACCGTGCGAGAACTGATCTAAAAGCGTTATTGAAATGCTAGAAGCCAAGCGATCGTCTGTTTCGCCTGCTAAAACGGTAAATATTTGCCTAAGATTGGTTTCCTTTCAG comes from the Trichocoleus sp. genome and includes:
- a CDS encoding Gfo/Idh/MocA family oxidoreductase; translated protein: MTSSQPSSKNGNRKIRYAVVGLGWFAQDAAMPAFAQTENSELVALVSDDSTKLKELSQKYGVQHTYSYQEYEDCLTSGEVDAVYIALPNHLHCEYTVRAANQAIHVLCEKPMATTEDECEQMIHACESNGVKLMIAYRLHLDPANMQAVEVVRSGQIGEPRIFNSVFTQQVTDKDNIRLQKITGGGTLGDVGVYCINAARYLFEDEPIEVFAVAASKGEERFAEVDEMISAILRFPDERLATFTVSFGAAQVSTYRVVGTKGDLRLDPAYAAVGELKHYLTINGETQEQTFPSHGQLAGVFTYFSDCILQNKDPEPSGVEGLNDVRIICALYHSIQVGTFVRLNNLDRDQYPTADQTIQRPPIEEKPDLIHAASPSTGN
- a CDS encoding DUF2945 domain-containing protein; its protein translation is MTNQFKKGDRVEWDSSGGTSRGVVKEIITEPNDFKNHHFEASKEKPEYLVESEKSGKEAIHKAEELRKIKEK
- a CDS encoding GAF domain-containing protein, whose amino-acid sequence is MTASHQPEITLETLFDDEPEQVEPNADNAFEQLVNVPLSTAMNGYRDGIGHSNGNGNSNGHVNNNSNGILKSSPAKLNAATGISKMLPQSNLLSPEVSQAVTALQELKNELKQAGLLAKPELQKQFVKLVEFVSNQSKQSNQNSQSAHPRQAQHQLLLTVAAQFRKAKDCHSLFNYATVAVQKLLQADRALIFRFDSSDKGTVVKEASERGWTPILETKLPATFFGSDRSEDYLAQQIIVLDGNSKTQTTPHRQQLRTQFQVKASLTVPILVGGQVWGLLSVQQCSYDRNWLESEISLLYQIVIELALNLQTSEFQAQLQQQISQERAFTTVIEKIRQSLDIDTIFKTTAQEVRLLLQADRVAVYRFNPDWGGVFIADSVARGWTSAMGKVINDTCLQETKGGRYRHNTSFAVDDIYTCGYAPCHIEILEDLEAKAYMIAPVFKEEKLWGLLAAYQNSEPRQWQDSELNLLTHVGVQFGVALQQAELISQSQQQAEREKAIAKVIERIRKSLDINSIFKTTTQEVRSLLNADRVAIYRFNPDWSGVFVADSAAPGWSSVMGTEIHDTCLMETQGGRYRQNVSFAVNDIYCCGYANCHIEILEKLEAKAYVIAPVFQGDRLWGLLAAYQNAQPRQWQDSEINLLTQMGVQFGLALEQAELLAQAQFQVERERAVAKIFENMRQSFSIDNIFRITTQEVRQLLKTDRVAVYRFNPDWSGEFVAEAVGNGWVKLVGPDTKTTWEDTHLQETQGGRYRNNETFVVNDIYKAGHAQCHIEILEQFEAKAYVLAPIFTGQKLWGIMGVYQNSSARQWQEAEVNLLSQIVAQLGLALQQAEFLQQIQQQVETDRATSTIVDRIRQFLDVNVIFKSTTQEVRHLIKADRVAIYRFSPDWSGSFVAEAVTSGWGKLVGTELGTNVRDTHLQETQGGRYRNNEWLAIDDIYKAGHSPCHVEILEQFEARAYVLVPVFAGQELWGLLCAYQNAGPRRWEESEVKLLRQVAVQMGIALQQAETLEKLRTQSEQLAQAADREKCAKELLQQRVIQLLMAVKPVFSGDLTVRVPITEDEVGTIADAYNNTIQSLRKVVMQVQTAAVQVAGTSQQSEAAIVNLSQQAQLQFQEVSHALAQIQAMVDSTQAVAANAQQVQQAVQQANQTVKQGDTAMNRTVDGILEIRETVAETSKKIKRLSESSQRISKVVSLISNFTTQTQLLALNASIEATRAGEYGRGFSVVADEVRSLSRQSADATKEIEQLVQEIQIETSSVATAMETGIQQVIGGTNLVKETRQQLTAIVTATAQISKLIQDITQATHTQTQQAQSVTQVMADVATIAKQTSVSSSEISASFQELLATAEQLQISAGQFKVS
- a CDS encoding chemotaxis protein CheW, whose protein sequence is MQDSPDLDVIGLDALNLDLLDPDLNTANLNSPFPEAPAPDLRQKFLRFQVCPQNSALLAVEQIAAVVPIGISDILPVPQMPTCVLGLYNWRGEMLWLVDLSCQIGFPSLFAANTALSNLMAIVVQVAGQSLGFVVRQVHDIERHDPEQIQSPIAERLPPQLLPFVQGSLSNDQTIVLNGSALLQAPVLQVHSLH
- a CDS encoding EamA family transporter, coding for MYPRKTACQYCPFQRRGALLSLLLLNNRCSCLLTYSLKQFSSELVSVSMLAIPVLSAILAMLLFAQQICLFNGFAFLIVLAGIYLAISAPQQS
- a CDS encoding alpha/beta family hydrolase codes for the protein MSSPSSQKHEESLVQVSAGSVVLEGNLSVPLNAIGVVLFAHGSGSSRHSPRNRSVAETLQATGLATLLIDLLTDEEEVVDSRTRELRFDIGLLRDRLISAIDWLTQNSDTCDLRIGCFGASTGAASALMAAAERPERVYAVVSRGGRPDLAYPVLDRVQAPTLLIVGENDPIVIDLNQQAMTHLLCEKQIKIIPKATHLFEEPGALSEVARFAGLWFHQHLLPPKELGPHLANLDEEGNWEEL
- a CDS encoding response regulator, which produces MTTDSSSIDCPSGQLGIRSRMRFTGRLDIQNTESQQWSIYLYMGRIVWAMGGLHPIRRWYRYVTRHCPQVDLNTIAKLDIEESRCWDYYLLLNLAKQQQATVEQVASVIRNTIAEVLFDMIQQEETRPVTLSCYPEDVLDTSLAPLNAEQLLNETQQEWEAWRSLGLADYSPNLAPVLRRPEQLQQQANEKVYKTLTSVIDGKRTLRDLSVLMKHDLLPVMRLLIPFFRKGLIGLAQVPDRLPPLFLSSPKSGIAAPATPLIPATAPLIVCVDDSAREREIMEKILAQAGYRFLGIQDSIQALPILLEQKPALIFLDLVMPIANGYEICAQIRRVSALKETPIVILTGNDGIIDRVRAKVVGSSGFLSKPIDAAKVLPAIRKFLPVNTSKI
- a CDS encoding response regulator, whose protein sequence is MRTVLIVEDSLTEMQLLTRYLQQAGLTVMSAESGEEAQTKLDNQKPDLIVLDVILPGQSGFELCRELKANPNTSNIPVIICSTKGTDVDKMWGNMLGASAYLPKPVDPSLFIQTVQQLLK